The Siansivirga zeaxanthinifaciens CC-SAMT-1 region AATGCAAATATTAAAAGCATGTATGTATAAAGATTTAGATGAAATGGAAGCTTTAGGAATGTACGAAGTAGCTCCCGAAGATTTTGCTTTAACAGAATTTATATGTGTTTCTAAACAACCACATCAAAAAATAATTAGAGAAGGTTTAGACTTAATGCTAAAAGAAATAGGATAATGGGTTTAAAAGAAAGTTTACACAGTTTTAAAGAAAAAAATAAAGGTAAGAAGTGGTTACCTGCTTTTTCTGCATTACATACGTTTTTATATTTACCTAATGAGACAACTCATGGTGGAACACATATAAAAGCTGCCGATGATTTAAAACGTACCATGAACACGGTTATTATGGCATTAATACCATGTTTAATCTTTGGTATGTTTAATGCAGGTTATCAGCATTATTTAGCCTTAGGTGAAATAGAATCTGCTAACGGATTTTTAGGTGCTTCATTCTGGACTATCGATAATTTAATCGTTGGTTTATGGCAAGTACTTCCTTTAGTTGTTGTGTCTTACGGAGTTGGTTTAGGAATCGAATTCTTATTTGCCATCATTAAAGGGCACGAAGTTGAAGAAGGGTATTTAGTAACAGGTATGTTAGTGCCACTTATTGTTCCTGTTGATATTCCATTATGGATGTTAGCTGTAGCAGTTGCATTTGGTGTTGTTATTGGTAAAGAAGTTTTTGGTGGAACAGGAATGAATATTCTTAATCCAGCATTAACCATAAGAGCCTTTTTATTCTTCGCATATCCAACTTGGATGTCTGGTGATAAAGTTTGGGTTCATGGTGCAGTAGAACGCGATAGAATGATTGCTGCAGGACAAAACCTAGATGCTATTTCTGGAGAAACCATTTTAGGTGCCTATGCTCAAGGCAAATCTGTAGTTTACGATTATTGGGATATGTTTTGGGGTTTAATTCCAGGTTCGGTTGGTGAAACTTCAAAATTCTTAATTATCATAGGTGCTTTATTTTTAATATTCACTAAAATAGGAAGCTGGAGAATTATTGTTTCAACTTTTGTTGGAGCACTATCTATGGGACTTATATTTAATTTTATTGTAGATTCTGGTTGGATTGCTGAAACAAGCAAATTCTATGGATTAATGAGTGTGCCTTTCTGGCAACATTTAATAATAGGTAGTATTATGTTTGGTGCTGTTTATATG contains the following coding sequences:
- a CDS encoding NADH:ubiquinone reductase (Na(+)-transporting) subunit B, producing MGLKESLHSFKEKNKGKKWLPAFSALHTFLYLPNETTHGGTHIKAADDLKRTMNTVIMALIPCLIFGMFNAGYQHYLALGEIESANGFLGASFWTIDNLIVGLWQVLPLVVVSYGVGLGIEFLFAIIKGHEVEEGYLVTGMLVPLIVPVDIPLWMLAVAVAFGVVIGKEVFGGTGMNILNPALTIRAFLFFAYPTWMSGDKVWVHGAVERDRMIAAGQNLDAISGETILGAYAQGKSVVYDYWDMFWGLIPGSVGETSKFLIIIGALFLIFTKIGSWRIIVSTFVGALSMGLIFNFIVDSGWIAETSKFYGLMSVPFWQHLIIGSIMFGAVYMATDPVTASQTNKGKWIYGFLIGFISILIRVFNPAYPEGVFLAILLMNVFAPTIDHYVIQANVKSRMKRLKAKVA